TCCTGATCCAGACGGGCGATGTGATCGACCGGGGGCCTTATTCTCTGGAAACGGTCGAGCTGCTGAAGGGCCTGCAAGGTGAAGCAGCGGCAGCCGGAGGCAAGGTGGTACGACTGTGCGGCAACCATGAGCTGATGATCCTCCAGGGTGACTTCATGTTCTCAGATTATAGCGATCCCCGGTCCCTTGCACACGCGCTGAAAGAGGAGATCATGAGGGGCGATATACTGGCCTCATATACCGACGGCGAGTGGCTCTATACCCATGCGGGTCTCAGGTCGGCCATACGGGACATCATCATGGATGAGATGAAGGCAGACAAGCCGGGGTTGCGATCCGGCACGATCGACCTGTTCCTGCTGTCCGAGCATATCAATGCAATATTAAGGGATGCGGTCAGGGATGATTTCCCTGAGTTGCACCCTATCTTCTATGTGGGTCCCGACAGGGGAGGGGACGATCCGTATGGCGGCATATTCTGGTGCGACTTCTCGTCCATAAGCCCCTCAGAGGAGGCATCGAAGATACCACAGATATTCGGCCATACACCGACACGAAAGAACGGAGTGAAGACCGCCCGCAGATCGAGCCTTATCGATATCGACGCCGGGATGTGCCGGGTCTACGGAGGCGGGAGGGTCTATCTTGAGATCACGCCTGAAGGCCACGTGCTGCAGCACAGCAAGACCCGTTCGGGATGGACGATAACGCCGCTTTCCTGATCTTCATCTCTCAAGGTCCTGTACTTACCGAACATGGCATTATTATGGCTGAGTTTGCAGAGATCAACGAAAGAAGGCGAGATAGTTCTTTGCCAGACCGAGGATGGGAAAACCAGACTGGATGTAAGACTGGAGAAAGAAACGATCTGGTTAGGCGCCCATCAGATAGCTGCGCTTTTTGAAAGGGATCGTTCTGTGATTGTTAAGCACATTAGAAACATTTACAAGACCAGCGAATTGTCTCCTGGTTCAACCTGTGCAAAAAATGCACAGGTTGCTGCTGATGGAAAAATCCGTTTAATTGAAAAAAGAACTGCCGCCCGGCCAGCATCCAGCATCTGTTTCTCTCTGTATTTTGCCTGAACCTTGAACGTCGAACCCTCCGCCACTGCACCGGAGGACAGGCATAGAACGTTGAACGTTTTTTCCTCGCCCCACGTTCCTCGCATTGAAGCTTTGATCCCGGGTATTTCATCCCTTCTATGAAATCGCTTTACTTAAAACAAAGAATTCTGTAAAATCGTGAAGATACAGGTAAGTATATGGTACGAACAAAAGAGGATATTTTTAATGCCCTTGAAAAAAATGGCGCCTATCTCAAAACGTTAGGCGTACGGAGAATCGGATTGTTTGGTTCTTTTCTCAAGGGATCACAACGCAAGGACAGTGACATTGATTTCCTCGTAGAATTCGAACCGTCACAGAAAACGTTCGATAATTTTATGAAGTTGTCCTTATTCCTGGAAGAATTGTTGCAACACAGGATAGAGCTGGTTACCCCTGAATCGCTTAGCCCCTATCTTGGGCCACATATACTCAGAGAGGTAGAAGATGCAGCACTCGTCGCTTGAATATGTCCGGCATATTCTCGATGAAACAGAGTACCTCGCGAGTCAGTCGAAAGATCTGGATAAAGAACGATTTCTAAAGGACGATACATTAAAACGGGCTTTTGTCCGGAGCGTAGAGATCATCGGTGAAGCGTCGAAAAAGATATCCGGAGAGCTAAAAGACCGCTATCCTGCTATAGAATGGAGATCAATTACCGGGATGCGCGATAAGCTGGTCCATGATTATTTTGGCGTAGATTATGATATCGTCTGGGATGTTGTCCGGAACAAGATCCCATTGCTCCATCAACAGATGTCCGAGCTTTTGGCAAAGGAAAACAGATAGCCCATACCCACATTTGCAAGATAAAAGACCTAACCCCATTAGCTCGCTTCCCACAAAAATATTTGTGTACAATATACTTCCCACAATGGGAAAACATATCACGCACAGGCGTGACGGGCGTGAGACATATTAATTCCGTGAAAGGTGAGAAGTGAAAGGTTAAAGCGGTTCTCCCCGGCATCCCGCATCCACGCTTATACGCATCCTCGCATCCACGATCTCCCTCACCCCTTGTTCCTTTAGTTTCTCCGGTTCTAACTTTGAACCTTGAACCCTCCGCCACTGCACCGG
This Syntrophorhabdaceae bacterium DNA region includes the following protein-coding sequences:
- a CDS encoding metallophosphoesterase, yielding MNINLKQKRRIVVGDIHGEIGGFQEILGNAGLIDRGSWSGGSDILIQTGDVIDRGPYSLETVELLKGLQGEAAAAGGKVVRLCGNHELMILQGDFMFSDYSDPRSLAHALKEEIMRGDILASYTDGEWLYTHAGLRSAIRDIIMDEMKADKPGLRSGTIDLFLLSEHINAILRDAVRDDFPELHPIFYVGPDRGGDDPYGGIFWCDFSSISPSEEASKIPQIFGHTPTRKNGVKTARRSSLIDIDAGMCRVYGGGRVYLEITPEGHVLQHSKTRSGWTITPLS
- a CDS encoding nucleotidyltransferase family protein → MVRTKEDIFNALEKNGAYLKTLGVRRIGLFGSFLKGSQRKDSDIDFLVEFEPSQKTFDNFMKLSLFLEELLQHRIELVTPESLSPYLGPHILREVEDAALVA
- a CDS encoding DUF86 domain-containing protein, translating into MQHSSLEYVRHILDETEYLASQSKDLDKERFLKDDTLKRAFVRSVEIIGEASKKISGELKDRYPAIEWRSITGMRDKLVHDYFGVDYDIVWDVVRNKIPLLHQQMSELLAKENR